ATCAAAAAGGTTAAACTCACATTACTTGCTATTTAAGAAAACTGGAGTTCGGGGAATGGGGGACCCCTTAAACAATATAACTAAGGGTAAGATAATTAAAAAAAATATCAGAATATAAAGACATCTCTATTCCTCCGGCTTTACTAAATAAAGCTAAAATGGCCTATGACCAGTGTCAAAAGAATTTATTAAAGAATATTGAAAGCCTGTAATAGCTTTTATATTGTGTAAAAAAATGAAAAAGCCGCTAAATTGTAAAATTTTTGCTTACGGCAGTTCACCCTTCCTAAGCCAGTTATATACTGGTTTTTCAATTCTGGCTAAGAATCGAGAAATCAATCTGGTTCAGAAATTAAATAACTATCGTTATCAAAACAAAAAGCCAATAAGTATCGTGAAACCAAACAAATTTAAAGGCCTATTTGTAATGATAAATGAAGAAAAATTAATATTTTATGATACCAAAGACGATCCCAGATTAGATAGCCAAGCCTTAAATATAGTTGACGCCTACTTTAAAAGAAGCTATTTAGCATCAGCTATCCCCGAAAATTATAAATCTAAAGTATTTCCTTTAGGGTTACATTATAAATTGTATACCGGTAAACCGGATCGTTACGATTTGATAAGATTACTCAAACAATTTAAATCTGTTGGTTATGTAGCTAGACATTTTGGCAGACATTGCGGCCTGTCCTATAAGCCTACTCCATCAAAAATGAGCTCAGCGCCAAATAAGAATCAGGAACCGCGGGTAATCTTTAGTACCCACGCCTGGAACCCAGATAAAAACCCGCCCGGGTTATCAGCTAAAAGCAAAGAAGAGCGTATACAGATCAATGAAACAAGAGCTCAAGTAATCCGCTTACTAAGAAAAAATCTTGGCAAGCGTTTTTATGGCGGTTTTCGGCCTGATCGATATGCCGTTAGCAACTTCAAAGATATACTGCTAAAAAATGATCATTCCTGGCTTCAAAAAAACTATATTCCCTTGCTTCGGCAATATCCAATATGCATAGCTACTACTGGTTTATCCGGCTCAATCGGCTGGAAATTAGGCGAATATGTAGCCTTGTCCAAAGCTATTGTTTCTGAAAAATTAAACTATTTAGTTCCTGGTGGTTTTTCTAAAAATATTAATTACTTAGAGTTTGATAAACCTGAGTCATGCCTTCAAGAAACTATAAAATTAATTGAAAATAGAGATCTTAGGCTGAAAATAATGAACAATAATTGGAAATATTACAAAAAGTATTTAGCTCCCGATGTGCTGATCATGAGAACTCTCCGCATCGCTATGGAAATATAGTTTACATAAAAAGACGCTATGATTAATCACTACGTTAAATTAAAATTTTAGATATAGGAAAATAATAAAATTGGAGTAAAAAATGAAATTTTGCACATCAATTCATTGTATGGATGGAAGAATACAAGAACCAATAATAAAATATTTAAAAGAAAAATATAATGTAGCTTATATTGACACCGTGACTGAACTAGGCCCCTGCAAAATACTTTCTGAGAATAAAGATAACGCGTCAATTAATTCAATCGCAGAAAGAATTAAAATATCGACGCACAAACACGATTCAAAACTTATTGCTATCTCTGGACATCACGATTGTGCAAAAAATCCCCAAAATGGAAAAACACAAAGAAAACAAATAAAAGAATCTGTCCAATACCTTAAAAACAAGTATCCTGAAATAGAAATAATTGGGTTATGGGTTGATAATGAGTGGAAAGTGAATCCTGCCTAACACAAGCAGAAGATAAAGACAACGAAAACTCTAAGAACCGTACCAATAATTAACCAAAGGCTTTGCGTCTTTGGCTTTATCAATCAGAATATTTTTAAGCTGAGTATACTCTAAAAATCCTTCTCTCCCCAGTTCTTTACCGAAACCACTTTGTTTAAATCCTCCATAAGGAAGCTGATTAAAAAACATACCATAAGTATTAACCCATACTGTCCCGGCGTTAAGTTCTTCGGCTAGACTCTTAGCTTTTGATTCATCTTTTGTCCAAATACAAGCTGCCAAAGCAAATTCTGAATTATTAGCTAACTCAACAGCCTCCCTTAGCGAAGAAAACTTAACTACGCAAACCACCGGCCCGAAAACTTCCTTCTGAAAAATAGACATCTCAGGGCTCACTTCAGCAATCACTGTCGGCTCAAAGAAAAATCCCTTTTCTAAACTAGAATTATCAGGAATCTTTCCACCACATAACACCTTAGCCCCTTGTTTCTTAGCCTCTTCAATAAAACTAATTACCCCTTTTCTTTGACTCTCTGAAATCAATGGCCCAATTTGAGTCTCAAAATCTAAACCATCGCCTAATTTAATAGCTTTAGCTTTAATTATAAAATCATCAACAAATTTATCATAAACTTTATCTTCAATTAAAATTCTCGACATTGCTGTGCACATCTGGCCCTGATTTAAAAATATCGAACACAATGAACCATTGACTGCTGCCTCTAAGTCACAATCAGCTAAAACTAAACTAGCTGATTTACCGCCCAGCTCCATGACTAGCTTTTTTACACTGCTTGAGGTATACTCAATAATTTTTTTACCAACTAAATTTGAACCAGTAAAAGATATCATATCAACTCGCTTATCAGAACAAAGCGCCTTGCCAACGGTCTCTCCCTTTCCGGCTAAAATATTAACCACTCCCTTGGGTAATCCCGCCTCTTGAACTATCTTACCTAACTCTAAAGCAGTTAAAGGCGTAAGGCTCGATGGTTTTAGAATAACTGTATTACCGGCAGCTAGACTTTGAGCTAACTTCCAAGAAGCGATTATTAACGGGTAGTTCCAGGGAACAATCAACACCACCACGCCTCGCGGTTGACGAATCAGCTCGCTCTTTGCTTGGGCAATTTGAGATTGGATATCTACCGTCTCAGCTTCTAGAAACTTCTCTAAATTATTGGCAAAATAATCAAAAGTTTGAGCACTGGAAGGTATATCCATAAAAGTTGACTCTTTGATTGGTTTCCCATTATTTTGTGTTTCTAGCTGAGCTAACTCAGCTGCTCTGTTGAGAATACCTTGTGCTATCTTTAAAATAAAACTTTTACGCTCAAGTAGTGAAAGCTTAGCCCAAGGACCTTGATCGAAGGCAATCCGAGCCGAGCTTATTGCTAGCTCAACATCAGAAGCATCAGCCAGGCTAACTGTAGCTATTGGTTCTCGATTAGCTGGATTGACTATAGTTTCTTTTGTGGCTGACTCTTTAAACTCACCATTAATAAATAAAGGATAATTTGGTATCATCTAAACTTAACCTCTTTAAATAATTGAAATAAACGGGTAAACGGCACATACCATTTACTCAACTGGCCAAGTTGCCCTTCTAGCTTCATCTTTCCTTGAGTAACTGCTACGAATGAATCTAATTTTCCCAAAAATACCTGTTGCCAAACATCAGACTCAGCCGAAATCACAAAAGGAGCATCACAGCTTGCATCTAAACTAGTAACTTTACCCTCTTTGAAGGTAAATCTATAAGCACTATCATCTTGGTTAAGCTTAATAGCTAACTGCACGGTTAAACCTAACTCCTTTCCTTTTTGAGCGATAAATTCATCCTTATTCACCAAATCGACTATCGCCTGAATATGCTCTTTAGAAAACATTGGGTAACTTATTTCATTTTTAGTAAGTGTATCTTTCAAAGACTTATCTAAATCATCTAGAATGTCCTTCTTAAATAATCTAGCTACAGCCGTAGTTCTTACCGCCTCCTCTAAAGCCTCAACTAAACTTAAAGCATCAGAAAAATTATCACCGATTGCCACTGCTCCGTGATTTTTCAAAACTACTAAATTGTTAGTCTTTAGAGCTTCAATTACCTTTTCCGGCTTGGTGACAGTCGGAGTGTCTTGTTCGATAACCGGAACTTCCCCTAAATAAAACTTGGTTTCAAAAGTTAAAGCTTTTAGTTTTGAGCTGACTGCAAAATAACCATTGATTAAGGGTGGATGACAATGAATAACTACCTTTTGATCAGAATTTTTATAAACCAAACTGTGCAAAGAAAGCTCTGAAGTCGGGGTTCTGTCGCTTTCAGTCCTTTGACTGGCTAAATTAACCTTAACAATATCATCATCGCCTAATTCACCGAGTGAAGTCTGAGTTGCTGTAATTAAAATATTTTCTTTATCTAGACGACAACTTATATTCCCCGATTTAGCAACGGCTAAATCTTTTTCATAAAGTTTTTTGCCAACTTTAATAATCTCAGCTTTTAAAACTTTCTCCTGATCGTTCATTTTTTAACCTCTAAATGAATATGTTTAGTGATTAATTTATTCGGTGTAACATCAAAGGCCGGATAATAACCCCGAACCCCTTTGGGTGCGATCGGTACCCCAGCTAACTCCAACAACTCCTTATCTGGTCTTCTCTCTATTTTTATATCTTTACCAGTTTTAGCCCTTGAGGCCGGAGGGCAAATAACATAAAAAGGAACCTTAAAATGCTTAGCTAAAATAGCAATCTGATAAGTTCCAACCTTATTAGCAATATCGCCATTTTGAGCTAAATTATCAGCCCCAACAATAACCTTATCGATTTTCTTCTCCTGCATTACCTGAGCTACCATATTATCGGTAATTATTGTAACTTTGAATCCGGCTTGGGACAATTCCCAGGCCGTAAGTTTTGAACCCTGTAAGTATGGTCGAGTTTCAGTAACAAAAAAAGTAACTTTTTTCTTTTGTTCGGCAGCAAATTTACCAATTAGAGGCATAAGCCCGCTAATATTACAGTGGGTCAGAACTACATCGTTGTCTTCAACTAACTTGCTGGCCGTTTGAGCCTGAGATATGCGTTTATTCTTAAGCATCTCTAAAAAGCCGACTATAGCCTTCTCAACCGGCACACCAGAAGTAACCCAGGCCAAAACCATATCAGTTAAAAACTTAAAAGAAAGAGTTGGCCGAGTTGAGTTAAGCGCTTTGGCAACCTTATTTAGTAAAACTAAATTCACTTTTCCTTTATTCTTCCTAATAACTAAAAGAAATGTATACATAACAAGTAAAACTTGGCCTACGGCCCGAGTTTTCATCTTTTTTATTGCCA
Above is a genomic segment from Candidatus Omnitrophota bacterium containing:
- a CDS encoding class II aldolase/adducin family protein, translating into MNDQEKVLKAEIIKVGKKLYEKDLAVAKSGNISCRLDKENILITATQTSLGELGDDDIVKVNLASQRTESDRTPTSELSLHSLVYKNSDQKVVIHCHPPLINGYFAVSSKLKALTFETKFYLGEVPVIEQDTPTVTKPEKVIEALKTNNLVVLKNHGAVAIGDNFSDALSLVEALEEAVRTTAVARLFKKDILDDLDKSLKDTLTKNEISYPMFSKEHIQAIVDLVNKDEFIAQKGKELGLTVQLAIKLNQDDSAYRFTFKEGKVTSLDASCDAPFVISAESDVWQQVFLGKLDSFVAVTQGKMKLEGQLGQLSKWYVPFTRLFQLFKEVKFR
- a CDS encoding aldehyde dehydrogenase family protein is translated as MIPNYPLFINGEFKESATKETIVNPANREPIATVSLADASDVELAISSARIAFDQGPWAKLSLLERKSFILKIAQGILNRAAELAQLETQNNGKPIKESTFMDIPSSAQTFDYFANNLEKFLEAETVDIQSQIAQAKSELIRQPRGVVVLIVPWNYPLIIASWKLAQSLAAGNTVILKPSSLTPLTALELGKIVQEAGLPKGVVNILAGKGETVGKALCSDKRVDMISFTGSNLVGKKIIEYTSSSVKKLVMELGGKSASLVLADCDLEAAVNGSLCSIFLNQGQMCTAMSRILIEDKVYDKFVDDFIIKAKAIKLGDGLDFETQIGPLISESQRKGVISFIEEAKKQGAKVLCGGKIPDNSSLEKGFFFEPTVIAEVSPEMSIFQKEVFGPVVCVVKFSSLREAVELANNSEFALAACIWTKDESKAKSLAEELNAGTVWVNTYGMFFNQLPYGGFKQSGFGKELGREGFLEYTQLKNILIDKAKDAKPLVNYWYGS
- a CDS encoding S-methyl-5-thioribose-1-phosphate isomerase, whose protein sequence is MNYSPLFWPIQLKKDTIYILDETLLPFKVKYIKVKTYQEACLAIKKMKTRAVGQVLLVMYTFLLVIRKNKGKVNLVLLNKVAKALNSTRPTLSFKFLTDMVLAWVTSGVPVEKAIVGFLEMLKNKRISQAQTASKLVEDNDVVLTHCNISGLMPLIGKFAAEQKKKVTFFVTETRPYLQGSKLTAWELSQAGFKVTIITDNMVAQVMQEKKIDKVIVGADNLAQNGDIANKVGTYQIAILAKHFKVPFYVICPPASRAKTGKDIKIERRPDKELLELAGVPIAPKGVRGYYPAFDVTPNKLITKHIHLEVKK